The Zingiber officinale cultivar Zhangliang chromosome 2A, Zo_v1.1, whole genome shotgun sequence genomic sequence ttttttttcccccGTCGATTTTAGAATGTCTTCGTATGATTTTCCTTTGTTTTTGGTCCTCCGTTGGGTGCTTCGGCGGATTGGTAATTCGATGTTTTCCAATAGCGTGCCTGTCTAGGAGATCTCGAGTTTTCCTCATGGCGGCTTGGTTGCGCAAACCCTAGATACAATTTGCAGTTTTTATCCTGAACCTTTTTAATTTTTCTGGAATGAGTTAACTTGGTGCATTTTTTCAACCTAAGTTGAATCCAATATGCCTTTGGTTTTTTCTATGAAGAGGCTGGATTTTATGAGGGATTGGATCTTACAGTGAAGATAAATTTGTAGTAAATTTGTTTGCATGAtcaatttttttgatgaatgtagACTAGCTGTCTAGCTTTATGTTTTTTGCAATGCGTTGTAACTGATGATTATCATGTATTTTTCTTGCTATAGTTGAGAATAAAAAAGATAATGCAGGCAGATGAAGATGTTGGCAAGATTGCCTTGGCTGTGCCTCTTCTTGTTTGTAAGTTCCTGAGCATTTCTGAGTTTCATTGCTTCTTAGAATGGTTTTCTAGTTTTGGTTCATGAAATTATCTTGTCATCATAAATTCATTATTCTATACTTCCTATTACATGCTAACTTGTTTAATTGTTTTTGCTCACTAACTGGTCTTATCAATGGCATTATTTGCCTATTTTGGCATTTATAATTAATCTAATTGATGTTATCACCATTTCTAtactatatatatagatatagatatagatataCTGGCCCATATTTTTTTGATCTTTTTATGTTCAAGTTAGcataatttatcttaatttgCAAATTTGGCAAACAGTATAGTGATGACAAAATAGTTCATATCGTGTTTCGGAATTCTTTTGATATGTTGAGTAAAATTAAAGTAGTTTTACTTTTACATACAAACTTCCTGGAGACAGGGTTTCAGTGGCTTATGTATTGATTGTTGTGTGGCTCACAGCAAAGGCTTTGGAGTTGTTCTTGCAAGATCTTTGTGACCGGACATACGAAATTACTCTTCAAAGAGGAGCCAAGACATTGAACTCTTCACATTTGTAAGATCTATTGTTTCTTCTTTAGTGAATTCACTATTTCATAATCTGTATGAGTGTGTTTAATCTAGGGAGCAAATGTACCGTTACTTATCGAGCATATAGTTTACACATATATGGATAACTCTCAATGAACAATTTGTTAGGGTTTTCTATATTGTTCATGCATGTTGCTACGATAGTTGGGCGATCTGAATACAAGAGGAATTGACAGTTCTTAGTTTGTTCTTCAGTTGCCGGATAGCTTTTTTAGATGCTATTAAATTATGTCTTTGTCATTTTACTCCTGAGAAACTCTTTTATAATAGTTAATCATTGGCTTGTTACGAGTACTACAGAAAACAATGTGTGAAGACTTATAGTGCTTATGATTTCTTAACTGGTGTCGTCAACAAGGTACCGAACCTTGGCAGCATGGAACCCTCTGAAGATGACAAGGGAATTGGCCGTAGAAGGTAATGCCTGGATCATCGATCGATATGTTGCTATAAGTGGCAACAACGATAGGCACTGATTTCTGTTCTAATCGATATGCTCAGGAAGACACTGACTGACAGGGATGAAGCTGAGAATGATGTAGACCTTCAGTCGAGAGCTGCCAAGATAGTCAGTAGTATACTTTACTATTTCTGTGTGAAGGTTAATGCGCATTTAATTTTTCTAATGTACGATTTTGTATGACAGGCTATGCGAAATGCTAATGCTATCACTAGAGAGCGTGGCAGAGGTAGAGGGAGAGGGCGACCGCCCTCAAGGCCAAGAGAAGAAAGGTATGTGAAGTGCGAAGATGATGACATTATGTTGGATGATCAAGATGAAGAGGTCCCTATCTCGTCTCAGGATCCTTCCTCGACTTCCATTGCTAACGGAGCTGCAACATCAACTGCAGCTGCAGAGACTAGGCATGACCAGACACTTGCTTGGCCATTGCCTGATGGCATAAGCAACATTGGTGTCGAACCATCTAGGCTTGTACAATTAACCATGCGGatagatgaagatgaagattatGACAATGAAGATTAGAGATTTTTTTCCTTTCTATTTACTAACGAATCTCTTATCTCCCTGTAAATAATTCTCATCCTTAAAGAAGATACTAGAACAGATTTAGTTATTTCCTACTTTGTTTCGGTTTAGTGTAATTTGAAACATATCAATGGCTACATGCTTTTGAAGGCACATTATGATAAAGTACTGATATTAGTTGACAATTTTGACATATATATATCTATTTAGAGAGGCACCTCCGCACCTTTGACTCGAGTGCTTGACTCAcctttgatttcatgaaaattattatataaaaGTATAAAACTGAAACTCGACTACATGTAAAACTATTGcatttataatataataaaatgttcatgttattttttatattatactTGAATAATACATACTTTAGTccattatatatttaaaaaagatTTGCGTGCATCTTTCATAATGATGGAAGCAAATTTATCTAAAACAGAAACCCATCAAAATATTAACAATGGCAAAGTTCAAAAATTTCTCAAGTAGAGCACTAAAATTTGCAACAATATCACAGAAAATATAAGTGCAGGTATAAGCATTTTACCTTGGAATTTGCTGGACATGACAAACGTGCAACTGGAATTTCTGGGAGCTCAGGTGATTACAACAAATAGGGTAAAGGGTTGAGGATGTTACCAGGCTGCAAAAAATGTTCCTTGATAACAAATCTTGCTGATAGGATCACAGAAAATATATATAACATGGATAGATTTTGCATGATCATCCTGCAGGCGATGTTCTCTTAACGGAAGGAAGTTCGACGGATCTGAGGTCCCCTGGATAAGGTGTCCACAGCCCTAGTCCTCCCCTGGTTTCCTTAAGTCCACTCTGGTTTCCCTTAAATTCATCTAGGGATTTAACCCATTCGATAACAGAAGAATGTTCCCGAATGTGCCTATGCAATATGAACAATGAGTTGTATTCACAGTTGGGGAACATGAAAAACTTGAATGCTCCTTCTAATCTGTGCACCACGTAGCCGAAACTGAGTTGATCCCGTGGCGTGAAGAGATTGACCTCATTGAACCAAAGACAGCTGAACAAATTGGTCATTGTCGTGTGCTCCCGTATTATGACTGCACCCTCTGGCACATCTGTGTTTGACATGAGCATTATGATAGGCCTATAGCACTAATTATATCATAGGTTTATAGCACTAATTATTAACTTGTGTGCTTAAGTTTGTAAGGTTAGAAAAAGAAGATACATGTTTACTTATTGGATACATATTGTTATTGAAAATGGGAGAAAAAAGGGGCATTCAAATAGATTTCTATCAATGTAACTAGTACTGAATGCCAAAACCATTTGCACGATATGGTATATTGCACATAGGAATCCAATTCTTATGGAGAATGATAACATGGTTTAGAAGAAAGAAATGATGAAGATTATGATTCAGATGACAAATTTGAGTTATCAAGTAGGAATTATAATGCTT encodes the following:
- the LOC122042660 gene encoding dr1-associated corepressor-like, translating into MRKKLGSRFPALRIKKIMQADEDVGKIALAVPLLVSKALELFLQDLCDRTYEITLQRGAKTLNSSHLKQCVKTYSAYDFLTGVVNKVPNLGSMEPSEDDKGIGRRRKTLTDRDEAENDVDLQSRAAKIAMRNANAITRERGRGRGRGRPPSRPREERYVKCEDDDIMLDDQDEEVPISSQDPSSTSIANGAATSTAAAETRHDQTLAWPLPDGISNIGVEPSRLVQLTMRIDEDEDYDNED